From a region of the Actinomycetota bacterium genome:
- the serC gene encoding phosphoserine transaminase, with protein MIDLTIPPELLPRDGRFGSGPSKVRPEAVAALAERGVALLGTSHRQAPVRGLVTRLQEGLASLFDLPDGYEVVLGVGGATALFDAAAFGLVRHRSLHYVFGEFSSKFAAAIEAAPWLDDPVRVAADPGTRPDLIGHDGVDVQVLTHNETSTGVAMDVIRPDGEALVVVDATSGAAGLPVDISEADVYSFSLQKGFGSEGGLWVALASPAGLARIEELGAQRYVPAFLDLRTAVDNSRKHQTYNTPAIATVFLAVEQVEWLLARGGLNWATQQCATKAEHLYGWAEKVDYATPFVADAAARSAVVGTIDLAGVAADDVNGVLRRNGIVDTGAYRKLGRNQLRVAMFPSVTLEDVVAYTACVDWVVERLA; from the coding sequence ATGATCGACCTCACGATCCCCCCCGAGCTGCTCCCACGCGACGGTCGCTTCGGGAGCGGGCCGAGCAAGGTCCGACCCGAGGCGGTCGCTGCTCTGGCCGAACGCGGGGTCGCACTACTGGGCACGTCGCACCGGCAGGCCCCCGTCCGTGGCCTCGTGACGCGGTTGCAGGAGGGCCTGGCCAGCCTCTTCGATCTCCCGGACGGGTACGAGGTCGTGCTCGGGGTCGGCGGGGCGACCGCGCTGTTCGACGCCGCTGCGTTCGGTCTGGTGCGCCACCGCAGCCTGCACTACGTCTTCGGTGAGTTCTCGAGCAAGTTCGCCGCTGCGATCGAGGCTGCGCCTTGGCTCGACGATCCCGTGCGGGTCGCGGCGGACCCGGGCACCCGGCCGGACCTGATCGGCCACGACGGCGTCGACGTCCAGGTCCTCACCCACAACGAGACCTCCACCGGGGTCGCGATGGACGTGATCCGTCCCGACGGCGAGGCGCTCGTGGTGGTGGATGCGACCTCCGGCGCGGCGGGGCTCCCGGTCGACATCTCCGAGGCCGACGTGTACTCCTTCAGCCTGCAGAAGGGCTTCGGGTCGGAGGGGGGACTGTGGGTCGCGCTGGCTTCGCCCGCGGGACTGGCACGCATCGAGGAGCTTGGCGCCCAACGGTACGTCCCCGCGTTCCTCGACCTGCGAACGGCGGTCGACAACTCGCGCAAGCATCAGACGTACAACACGCCGGCCATCGCCACGGTCTTCCTCGCCGTTGAGCAGGTCGAGTGGTTGCTGGCGCGCGGAGGCCTGAACTGGGCGACCCAGCAGTGCGCCACGAAGGCGGAGCACCTGTACGGCTGGGCGGAGAAGGTCGACTACGCCACACCGTTCGTCGCCGACGCCGCCGCGCGCTCTGCCGTCGTGGGGACGATCGACCTCGCCGGAGTCGCGGCTGACGATGTCAACGGGGTCCTGCGCCGCAACGGCATCGTCGACACCGGCGCCTACCGCAAGCTCGGTCGCAACCAGCTGCGGGTCGCGATGTTCCCGTCCGTCACGCTGGAGGACGTCGTGGCGTACACCGCCTGCGTGGACTGGGTCGTCGAGCGGCTCGCGTGA
- a CDS encoding pyridoxal phosphate-dependent aminotransferase, which produces MPDTALAARVRRIEDSVTLAVTAKARALKAAGEPVIGFGAGEPDLPSPDHVVEAAQRACADPAMHHYSAAPGLASLREAIAEKTARDSGLEVSPAAVVVTNGAKQALYETFQVLLDPGDEVLLVAPYWVTYPEQIALAGGRTVVVPTDAGSGYRASVGQLDTAVTDRTKALMFVSPSNPTGAVYPPEEVAAIGRWAAGRGLWVVTDEIYEHLVYGDARVVSMPVVAPEVADHCVVVNGVSKTYAMTGWRVGWIIAPVEVADAAATVQSHLSSNVANVAQAAAVAALTGPQDRVAEMRAAFDRRRTVTVDRLRAIDGVVCPEPHGAFYVFPDCSRLLGMAVGGRRVDSTVELAEALLDVAKVAVVPGEGFGAPGCLRISYALGDEELIEGLERLTQALVG; this is translated from the coding sequence ATGCCCGATACCGCCCTGGCCGCACGTGTCCGTCGCATCGAGGACTCTGTCACGCTCGCGGTGACGGCCAAGGCTCGGGCGCTGAAGGCCGCCGGCGAACCGGTGATCGGCTTCGGTGCCGGAGAGCCGGATCTGCCCAGCCCCGACCACGTCGTCGAGGCGGCGCAGCGCGCCTGCGCCGACCCGGCGATGCACCACTACAGCGCTGCGCCGGGACTGGCCAGCCTGCGCGAGGCCATCGCCGAGAAGACGGCGCGGGACTCGGGGCTGGAGGTGTCCCCGGCCGCGGTGGTCGTGACCAACGGGGCGAAGCAGGCCCTGTACGAGACGTTCCAGGTCCTGCTCGACCCTGGGGACGAGGTCCTGCTGGTGGCCCCGTACTGGGTCACCTACCCCGAGCAGATCGCACTCGCCGGAGGCCGGACCGTCGTGGTCCCCACCGACGCCGGTTCCGGGTACCGGGCCTCGGTCGGCCAGCTCGACACGGCCGTCACCGACCGCACCAAGGCGTTGATGTTCGTCTCGCCATCCAACCCCACCGGCGCGGTCTACCCCCCCGAGGAGGTCGCCGCGATCGGTCGGTGGGCGGCAGGGCGCGGCCTGTGGGTGGTCACCGACGAGATCTACGAGCATCTGGTCTACGGCGACGCCCGCGTCGTGTCCATGCCGGTGGTGGCCCCGGAGGTGGCCGACCACTGCGTGGTGGTCAACGGCGTCTCCAAGACGTACGCGATGACGGGGTGGCGGGTCGGTTGGATCATCGCGCCGGTCGAGGTGGCCGACGCGGCCGCCACCGTCCAGAGCCACCTGTCCAGCAACGTCGCGAACGTCGCCCAGGCTGCCGCCGTCGCCGCGCTCACCGGACCCCAGGACCGGGTCGCCGAGATGCGCGCCGCCTTCGACCGGCGGCGGACCGTGACCGTCGATCGGCTCCGGGCGATCGACGGGGTGGTCTGTCCCGAGCCCCACGGTGCCTTCTACGTCTTCCCCGACTGTTCGCGGTTGCTGGGGATGGCGGTCGGCGGCCGTCGTGTTGACTCCACCGTCGAGCTCGCCGAGGCCCTCCTGGACGTCGCCAAGGTGGCGGTCGTCCCCGGCGAGGGGTTCGGCGCCCCGGGGTGCCTGAGGATCAGCTACGCGCTCGGCGACGAGGAACTGATCGAAGGGCTGGAGCGGTTGACGCAGGCGCTGGTCGGGTAG
- the nhaA gene encoding Na+/H+ antiporter NhaA: MPTAVVQPVLAFMRTEASGGIVMLVAAVAALIWANSPWSASYEALISTHLTLELGGIDVLDHTVQEWVNDALMVIFFFVVGLEIKRELVVGELRDPRAAALPAVAALGGMVAPALIYLAFNAGTPASRGWGIPMATDIAFAIGVVSLVGTRVPISAKLFLLALAIVDDLGAILVIAVFYTADVSVGWLAVAVAGLLLVVVMQRLHVRAELLYLLAGTVVWLGMLESGVHATIAGVALGLLTPTASFYRPEEFTSAARRLVDRVDAYTGHPGAPEDARTTERTQALSRDVERLAHESVSPLHRLEHKLAPWSSFLVVPIFAFANAGVRISQEELAGAVGDSVVVGVFLGLLVGKVIGVTGAAWLAVRLGVARLPHGTGWGQMAGLGLLAGIGFTVALFVTALAFDDPDLVASAKLGIFAASLVAGAVGFAWLRFVPREPRAGTQPGS; encoded by the coding sequence ATGCCCACGGCGGTCGTCCAGCCCGTCCTGGCGTTCATGCGCACGGAGGCGTCCGGCGGGATCGTCATGCTCGTCGCCGCCGTCGCGGCGTTGATCTGGGCCAACTCCCCGTGGAGCGCGTCGTACGAGGCCCTGATCTCGACGCACCTCACCCTCGAGCTGGGGGGGATCGACGTCCTGGACCACACCGTCCAGGAGTGGGTCAACGACGCGTTGATGGTGATCTTCTTCTTCGTGGTCGGTCTAGAGATCAAACGCGAGCTCGTGGTCGGCGAGCTCCGCGACCCCCGCGCCGCCGCTCTCCCCGCGGTGGCGGCGTTGGGCGGGATGGTGGCCCCGGCGCTGATCTACCTCGCCTTCAACGCCGGCACCCCCGCCAGCCGGGGCTGGGGGATCCCGATGGCGACGGACATCGCGTTCGCGATCGGCGTGGTGTCGCTGGTCGGCACCCGGGTCCCCATCAGCGCCAAGCTGTTCCTGCTCGCGCTGGCCATCGTCGACGACCTCGGTGCGATCCTGGTCATCGCCGTGTTCTACACGGCCGACGTGTCGGTGGGCTGGCTGGCCGTCGCGGTCGCCGGGCTCCTGCTGGTCGTGGTCATGCAGCGCCTCCACGTCCGCGCTGAGCTGCTGTACCTCCTCGCCGGGACGGTGGTGTGGCTCGGGATGCTGGAGTCGGGCGTGCACGCCACCATCGCCGGTGTCGCGCTGGGGCTGCTCACGCCGACCGCGTCCTTCTACCGACCCGAGGAGTTCACGTCGGCTGCTCGCCGGCTCGTTGACCGCGTCGACGCGTACACCGGCCACCCCGGTGCACCCGAGGACGCTCGGACCACGGAACGCACGCAGGCGTTGTCCCGCGACGTCGAGCGCCTCGCTCACGAGTCGGTCTCACCACTGCACCGTCTGGAGCACAAGCTCGCGCCGTGGAGCAGCTTCCTCGTGGTGCCGATCTTCGCGTTCGCCAACGCCGGGGTGCGGATCTCGCAGGAGGAGCTTGCGGGGGCGGTCGGCGACTCCGTGGTCGTCGGGGTGTTCCTGGGTCTGCTGGTCGGGAAGGTGATCGGCGTCACCGGCGCGGCGTGGCTCGCCGTGCGACTGGGTGTGGCACGCCTGCCACACGGCACCGGATGGGGGCAGATGGCCGGCCTGGGGCTGCTGGCCGGCATCGGGTTCACCGTGGCGTTGTTCGTGACGGCGTTGGCGTTCGACGATCCCGACCTCGTCGCCAGCGCCAAGCTGGGGATCTTCGCGGCGTCGCTCGTGGCCGGTGCCGTGGGCTTCGCCTGGCTGCGCTTCGTGCCGCGCGAGCCTCGGGCGGGGACCCAGCCGGGAAGCTGA
- a CDS encoding LLM class flavin-dependent oxidoreductase: MTATRGLAIGGPYPVLVQLARDAERRGFDAVWISETTSDSIVAATVLAQHTERIQIGTNVTLAFPRSPTITAMAAWDLNELSGDRFVLGLGSQVRRIIEERFSAAFDQPAARMAEYVQAMRTVWRQRRGEDVTFDGDIYRVLRGPLGGASPAVDRAMPRVYVAAVGPLMTATAATHADGWLGHPFTSLAFVDLQRPRIDEALAAAGRPRDSFTVCTSLIVCISDDRDTAVREAKGQIAFYGTTPNYRRVVASGGDGHLTGELRRVWATTAHDLDALIAAVPDDVVERYAVAGTPDEVRDRLEAYAHRVDHVILGGAWYRVPAGRIAENLSAIIDTFGPI, translated from the coding sequence GTGACGGCCACCCGCGGGCTGGCGATCGGCGGCCCCTACCCCGTCCTGGTGCAGCTCGCCCGGGATGCCGAGCGGCGCGGCTTCGATGCGGTGTGGATATCGGAGACCACGAGCGATTCGATCGTGGCCGCCACGGTGCTGGCCCAGCACACCGAACGGATCCAGATCGGAACCAACGTCACGCTGGCGTTCCCCCGGTCGCCGACGATCACCGCGATGGCGGCGTGGGACCTGAACGAGCTGTCGGGTGACCGGTTCGTCCTCGGTCTGGGCAGCCAGGTCCGCCGCATCATCGAGGAGCGGTTCTCCGCGGCGTTCGACCAGCCGGCCGCCAGGATGGCCGAGTACGTCCAAGCGATGCGGACGGTGTGGCGCCAGCGCCGCGGCGAGGACGTGACGTTCGATGGGGACATCTACCGCGTGCTGCGTGGCCCGCTCGGCGGGGCGTCGCCCGCTGTGGATCGCGCCATGCCCCGGGTCTACGTCGCCGCGGTGGGACCCCTGATGACGGCGACAGCGGCCACGCACGCCGACGGGTGGCTCGGCCACCCCTTCACGTCGCTGGCGTTCGTGGACCTGCAGCGGCCGAGGATCGACGAGGCGCTCGCCGCAGCCGGCCGTCCCCGAGACAGCTTCACGGTGTGCACGTCGCTGATCGTCTGCATCAGCGATGACCGCGACACGGCGGTTCGTGAGGCCAAGGGCCAGATCGCCTTCTACGGCACCACTCCCAACTACCGCCGGGTGGTGGCTTCCGGCGGGGACGGCCACCTCACCGGGGAGCTGCGCCGGGTGTGGGCCACGACCGCCCATGATCTCGACGCGCTGATCGCTGCGGTCCCCGACGATGTGGTCGAGCGGTACGCGGTGGCCGGGACCCCCGATGAGGTTCGCGACCGTCTGGAGGCCTACGCGCACCGGGTCGATCACGTGATCCTCGGCGGTGCCTGGTACCGGGTGCCCGCGGGGCGGATCGCCGAGAACCTCTCCGCGATCATCGACACGTTCGGCCCCATCTGA
- the glmM gene encoding phosphoglucosamine mutase yields MGKLFGTDGIRGVANSELTPELALSVGRAVVTKLREDGVRRPAVLVGRDPRWSGELLEAALVAGIAAAGGDAITVGVVPTPGLAYLTQRSDVAAGAMISASHNPVGDNGIKVFAGDGYKLADDDEDRLEQLMGRDDLPRPTGTAVGRIVDDRRRTTAYVEHLVQAAEEDLTGLRLVVDASNGAASTIAPLVYSRLGVDVAAVHCTPDGANINAGVGSTHPEVITAAVGEHRADVGLAHDGDADRLIATTAHGDLVDGDIILAILAQARQKAGRLGGDRVVTTVMTNLGFKRSMQRLGIDVIETRVGDRYVLEAMRRHDVVLGGEQSGHIIQLDEATTGDGVLTAVKLLSAMRQSGRSLAELATVMERLPQVLVNVAVADRSGLADADAVWETVRSEEERLGDDGRVLVRPSGTEPVVRVMVEAETEDDARAVADRIAAVVRSRLGEE; encoded by the coding sequence GTGGGCAAGCTCTTCGGGACCGACGGGATCCGCGGCGTCGCCAACAGCGAGCTGACGCCCGAGCTGGCCCTGTCGGTCGGGCGGGCGGTGGTGACCAAGCTCCGCGAGGACGGCGTGCGCCGCCCCGCGGTCCTCGTCGGGCGCGATCCGCGCTGGTCAGGAGAACTGCTCGAGGCGGCGCTCGTGGCGGGCATCGCAGCGGCGGGCGGCGATGCGATCACGGTCGGGGTCGTGCCGACCCCGGGGCTGGCGTACCTGACTCAGAGGTCCGACGTCGCCGCTGGTGCGATGATCAGCGCGTCGCACAACCCCGTCGGCGACAACGGGATCAAGGTCTTCGCCGGGGACGGCTACAAGCTCGCCGACGACGACGAGGACCGGCTCGAGCAGCTGATGGGTCGCGACGACCTGCCGCGTCCAACGGGGACGGCGGTCGGGCGCATCGTCGACGACCGCAGGCGCACCACCGCCTACGTCGAGCACCTCGTTCAGGCCGCCGAGGAGGACCTCACCGGGCTTCGGCTCGTCGTCGACGCCTCCAACGGCGCGGCAAGCACGATCGCCCCGCTCGTCTACAGCCGTCTGGGGGTGGACGTCGCCGCCGTCCACTGCACCCCCGACGGGGCGAACATCAACGCGGGGGTCGGCTCGACACATCCGGAGGTGATCACCGCGGCGGTCGGCGAACACCGCGCCGACGTCGGGCTCGCCCACGACGGCGACGCTGACCGGTTGATCGCCACAACCGCCCACGGCGACCTGGTCGACGGCGACATCATCCTCGCGATCCTCGCGCAAGCGCGGCAGAAGGCGGGGCGGCTGGGCGGCGACCGGGTCGTCACCACGGTGATGACCAATCTCGGGTTCAAGCGCTCGATGCAGCGCCTCGGGATCGACGTGATCGAGACCCGCGTCGGCGACCGGTACGTGCTCGAGGCGATGCGCCGGCACGATGTCGTGCTCGGCGGCGAACAGAGCGGGCACATCATCCAGCTGGACGAGGCCACCACTGGTGACGGCGTCCTGACCGCGGTCAAGCTGCTCAGCGCGATGCGACAGTCAGGACGGTCGCTCGCCGAGCTGGCCACCGTCATGGAGCGCCTGCCGCAGGTGCTGGTGAACGTGGCCGTGGCCGACAGGAGCGGGCTGGCCGACGCCGACGCCGTGTGGGAGACCGTCCGGTCCGAGGAGGAACGTCTCGGCGACGACGGGCGGGTCCTGGTGCGTCCGTCGGGGACCGAACCAGTGGTCCGGGTGATGGTCGAAGCCGAGACCGAGGACGACGCGCGAGCCGTCGCCGACCGGATCGCTGCCGTCGTGCGCTCGAGGCTCGGCGAGGAGTGA
- the rpsI gene encoding 30S ribosomal protein S9, which produces MADEIYVGRRKSAVARVRLRRGSGEFALNGRTLEDYFRTEKHRHHAVEPLAVVEQQGRWDVVAHINGGGITGQAGALRLGIARALAEHDDDWRKPLKEAGLLTRDARRVERKKYGLKKARKAPQFSKR; this is translated from the coding sequence ATGGCTGACGAGATCTACGTTGGGCGCCGCAAGTCCGCGGTCGCCCGTGTCCGCCTCCGGCGGGGCAGCGGCGAGTTCGCGCTCAACGGTCGCACGCTGGAGGACTACTTCCGCACGGAGAAGCACCGCCATCACGCCGTCGAGCCCCTCGCTGTCGTCGAACAGCAGGGCCGCTGGGACGTCGTCGCCCACATCAACGGCGGCGGTATCACCGGTCAGGCCGGGGCGCTGCGGCTGGGCATCGCGCGGGCGCTCGCCGAGCACGACGACGACTGGCGGAAGCCCCTCAAGGAAGCGGGGTTGCTCACCCGCGATGCTCGTCGCGTCGAGCGCAAGAAGTACGGGCTGAAGAAGGCGCGCAAGGCCCCGCAGTTCTCCAAGCGGTAG
- the rplM gene encoding 50S ribosomal protein L13, whose amino-acid sequence MPTYTPSADQIERDWYVVDARGQVMGRLASRIAHVLRGKHKPTFAPHLDCGDYVIVVNAAEIELTGDKASKKLWHRHSGFPGGLKSVPFARLLAETPEQAVYKAITGMLPKNKLGRQMARKLKVYAGPDHPHAAQQPRPLPDHLT is encoded by the coding sequence ATGCCCACGTACACGCCGAGCGCTGACCAGATCGAGCGTGACTGGTACGTGGTGGACGCCCGGGGACAGGTGATGGGGCGGCTGGCGTCCCGGATCGCACACGTGCTACGTGGCAAGCACAAGCCGACCTTCGCGCCGCACCTCGACTGCGGCGACTACGTCATCGTGGTGAACGCCGCCGAGATCGAGCTGACCGGTGACAAGGCGTCCAAGAAGCTGTGGCACCGCCATTCGGGGTTCCCGGGCGGCCTGAAGTCGGTCCCGTTCGCCCGGCTGCTGGCAGAGACACCCGAACAGGCGGTCTACAAGGCCATCACCGGCATGCTCCCGAAGAACAAGCTCGGCCGGCAGATGGCCCGCAAGCTCAAGGTCTACGCCGGTCCGGACCATCCCCACGCCGCGCAGCAGCCCAGGCCGCTGCCTGACCACCTCACCTGA
- the truA gene encoding tRNA pseudouridine(38-40) synthase TruA encodes MRIRVDLAYDGGPFHGFARQPELRTVQGTLEDRLSRVLGQDVDTIGAGRTDRGVHASGQVVHVDVDEGVAAAARALADLPGLRGRLDRMVGEAITIWRVGSVDPAFDARFSATERRYRYRLADAPALHPLRRFNVLHVGEALSVDRMHAASRHLVGEHDFASLCRAAEGRSTVRRVDHIEIARADGLVDVAVRGPAFCQQQVRSIVGMLVEVGRGRRDPDWALDVLAARDRSAAPRVAPAHGLTLEAVSYGRRWPAAPPNDVLDAV; translated from the coding sequence ATGAGGATCAGGGTCGACCTGGCCTACGACGGGGGGCCGTTCCACGGCTTCGCCCGGCAGCCGGAGCTCCGCACGGTGCAGGGCACCCTCGAGGATCGTCTGTCGCGCGTGCTCGGGCAGGACGTCGACACGATCGGCGCGGGGCGCACCGACCGTGGGGTGCATGCCAGCGGACAGGTCGTCCACGTCGACGTCGACGAGGGTGTGGCCGCGGCGGCACGGGCGTTGGCCGACCTTCCTGGCTTGCGTGGCCGGCTCGACCGGATGGTCGGCGAGGCCATCACGATCTGGCGGGTGGGGTCCGTGGACCCGGCGTTCGATGCGCGGTTCTCGGCGACCGAGCGCCGCTACCGCTACCGGCTCGCCGACGCACCGGCGCTGCATCCGCTGCGCCGGTTCAACGTCTTGCACGTCGGTGAGGCGCTGTCGGTGGACCGGATGCACGCCGCGTCCAGGCACCTGGTGGGCGAGCACGACTTCGCATCGCTGTGCCGCGCCGCAGAGGGCCGCAGCACCGTCCGGCGAGTGGACCACATCGAGATCGCCCGCGCGGATGGGCTGGTGGACGTCGCGGTCCGCGGACCGGCGTTCTGTCAGCAGCAGGTCCGCTCGATCGTCGGGATGCTGGTCGAGGTCGGTCGGGGTCGCCGCGACCCCGACTGGGCCCTCGACGTCTTGGCGGCTCGCGATCGGTCAGCCGCGCCGCGGGTCGCACCTGCGCACGGTCTGACGCTGGAGGCGGTGTCCTACGGTCGGCGGTGGCCGGCGGCGCCACCCAACGACGTGCTGGACGCGGTGTAA
- the rplQ gene encoding 50S ribosomal protein L17, with the protein MPKPKRGPRLGAGPAHQRLLLANQAQDLFLHGRITTTEAKARTLRPYAERLITKAKRGDLHARRQVLAQIRDQDVVAYLFEEIAPRFADRPGGYTRMLKLGPRRGDHAPMAIVELVEQAHAAPEEVIEEGKARRRRGLFRRRRPPDRADAAAERDLDFEEQPAGREREVEDGLDETVSPEVVEEAEAPPDVDTKPAASDRAAQQRGDQIPEQEVGPPTAKGEDLTIPDEDRDTRPDAGGATGGST; encoded by the coding sequence ATGCCCAAGCCCAAGCGCGGGCCGCGGTTGGGTGCCGGGCCGGCGCATCAGAGACTGCTGCTGGCCAACCAGGCCCAGGACCTGTTCCTGCACGGCCGCATCACGACCACCGAGGCGAAGGCCCGGACCCTGCGCCCGTACGCGGAGCGGCTGATCACCAAGGCGAAGCGCGGCGATCTTCACGCCCGCCGGCAGGTACTGGCACAGATCCGCGACCAGGACGTGGTCGCGTACCTGTTCGAGGAGATCGCGCCGCGGTTCGCCGACCGACCCGGCGGGTACACCCGAATGCTGAAGCTCGGGCCACGTCGCGGCGACCACGCCCCCATGGCGATCGTGGAGCTCGTCGAGCAGGCCCATGCGGCTCCCGAGGAGGTCATCGAGGAGGGTAAGGCCCGCCGTCGCCGCGGCCTGTTCCGCCGCCGTCGTCCCCCCGACCGCGCTGACGCGGCCGCAGAGCGGGACTTGGACTTCGAGGAGCAACCCGCGGGGCGCGAGCGCGAGGTCGAGGACGGCCTCGACGAGACGGTGTCACCCGAGGTGGTCGAGGAGGCGGAGGCCCCGCCCGACGTCGACACCAAGCCCGCCGCCAGCGACCGTGCCGCACAGCAGCGCGGCGATCAGATCCCCGAGCAGGAGGTCGGCCCGCCGACCGCCAAGGGCGAGGACCTGACGATCCCCGACGAGGACCGCGACACCCGCCCCGACGCCGGTGGCGCCACCGGAGGGTCTACCTGA
- a CDS encoding DNA-directed RNA polymerase subunit alpha, translating to MSDFDFYNDEISLGRTTAGSPFIAYRPRLEEEVVEEGTRSRFAIEPLEPGFGYTLGNSLRRTLLSSVPGAAVTSIRFTSAESAVGGQVLHEFDSIEGVKEDVTDIILNIKELVVRSTSDEPVEIFLGGDGPGVLTAENIFAPTQVEVVNEGLHIATLNQNGHLEMYLTVQRGRGYRTADENKRGTEPIGVIPIDSIFSPVRRVAYKVESTRVEQMTNYDRLVIDVATDGAVSPGEALSSAGETLKVLFEQFAAFEVGGPGGIVVSPEEAFEALSPDLMTPIEDLDLSVRSYNCLKREGVSTVGELVSKTENDLLEIRNFGQKSVDEVKEKLTEMGLSLAE from the coding sequence ATGTCCGATTTCGACTTCTACAACGACGAGATCTCGCTGGGCCGGACCACAGCCGGTTCGCCGTTCATCGCCTACCGGCCGCGGCTGGAGGAAGAGGTCGTCGAGGAGGGCACCCGGTCGCGGTTCGCGATCGAGCCGCTCGAGCCCGGCTTCGGGTACACCCTGGGCAACTCGCTGCGCCGCACGTTGCTGTCATCGGTCCCGGGCGCTGCGGTGACCAGCATCCGGTTCACCTCGGCCGAGTCCGCCGTGGGCGGTCAGGTCCTGCACGAGTTCGACTCGATCGAAGGTGTCAAGGAGGACGTCACCGACATCATCCTCAACATCAAGGAACTCGTCGTGCGCTCCACGTCCGACGAGCCGGTCGAGATCTTCCTCGGGGGCGACGGGCCGGGCGTGCTCACCGCCGAGAACATCTTCGCGCCGACGCAGGTCGAGGTGGTCAACGAAGGTCTCCACATCGCCACGCTCAACCAGAACGGCCACCTGGAGATGTACCTCACGGTCCAGCGTGGCCGTGGCTACCGCACCGCCGACGAGAACAAGCGCGGCACGGAGCCGATCGGCGTGATCCCGATCGACTCGATCTTCAGTCCGGTGCGTCGGGTCGCGTACAAGGTCGAGTCCACCCGTGTCGAGCAGATGACCAACTACGACAGGCTGGTGATCGACGTGGCGACCGACGGTGCCGTGTCACCCGGGGAGGCGCTGTCGTCTGCCGGTGAGACCCTCAAGGTCCTGTTCGAGCAGTTCGCAGCATTCGAGGTCGGCGGCCCGGGTGGCATCGTGGTCAGCCCCGAGGAGGCGTTCGAGGCGCTGTCCCCGGACCTGATGACGCCGATCGAGGATCTCGACCTGTCGGTGCGGTCGTACAACTGCCTCAAGCGCGAGGGCGTCAGCACAGTGGGAGAGCTGGTCTCCAAGACCGAGAACGATCTGCTCGAGATCCGCAACTTCGGGCAGAAGTCGGTGGACGAGGTCAAGGAGAAGCTGACCGAGATGGGCCTGTCCCTGGCCGAGTAG
- the rpsD gene encoding 30S ribosomal protein S4, whose translation MARYTGPDCKLCRRERQKLYLKGTKCDSPKCPVELRPYPPGEHGRGRIKESEYLLQLREKQKARRIYGVLERQFRNYYEDATRMEGLTGENLLRLLELRLDNVVFRGGLARSRDEARQVVRHRHVALNGRTVNIPSYRVRPGDVVEFRDRSKDITPVIGALEIFGRHPVPDWLRTDPDARRIEVVGLPERRMIDVPVQEQLIVELYSK comes from the coding sequence ATGGCTCGATACACCGGCCCCGACTGCAAGCTGTGCCGCCGTGAGCGGCAGAAGCTGTACCTCAAGGGCACCAAGTGTGACTCGCCGAAGTGCCCGGTCGAGCTCCGCCCGTATCCGCCGGGCGAGCACGGCCGTGGCCGCATCAAGGAGAGCGAGTACCTGCTGCAGCTGCGCGAGAAGCAGAAGGCGCGTCGCATCTACGGCGTGCTCGAACGGCAGTTCCGCAACTACTACGAGGACGCCACCCGGATGGAGGGCCTCACGGGGGAGAACCTGCTGCGGCTCCTGGAACTCCGCCTCGACAACGTGGTGTTCCGCGGCGGTCTCGCGCGCTCGCGCGACGAAGCGCGCCAGGTGGTGCGCCACCGCCACGTGGCTCTCAACGGGCGCACCGTCAACATCCCGTCCTACCGGGTCAGGCCAGGCGACGTCGTCGAGTTCCGTGACCGTTCCAAGGACATCACTCCGGTGATCGGTGCGTTGGAGATCTTCGGACGCCACCCCGTCCCCGACTGGCTTCGGACCGACCCCGACGCGCGACGCATCGAGGTCGTCGGCCTGCCCGAGCGGCGCATGATCGACGTGCCCGTGCAGGAGCAACTGATCGTCGAGCTGTACTCGAAGTAG